A single Cyclopterus lumpus isolate fCycLum1 chromosome 3, fCycLum1.pri, whole genome shotgun sequence DNA region contains:
- the LOC117725591 gene encoding RNA-binding protein with multiple splicing 2-like: MILSRSPCQTPSDTSPPSSSARPPRRLAASSSPLKFSRRREDSHCSFTRTWGKYQPTRKSLILRAAAEEEAADMSLKADVEPSSNVSIEEEVRTLFVSGLPVDIKPRELYLLFRPFKGYEGSLIKLTSKQPVGFVTFDSRTGAEAAKNSLNGIRFDPESPQTLRLEFAKANTKMAKSKLMATPNPTNIHPALGAHFIARDPYDLTGAALIPASPDAWTPYPLYTTELTPGLPHAAFTYPAAAAAAAALHAQMRWYPTPSETSQPGWKSRQFC, translated from the exons ATGATTCTCTCGCGCAGTCCTTGCCAGACACCCTCGGACACCTCTCCGCCGTCCTCGTCCGCGCGCCCCcctcgccgcctcgccgcctcctcctcgcccCTGAAGTTCAGCCGCCGTCGCGAGGACTCCCACTGCAGCTTCACGCGCACTTGGGGGAAATACCAGCCCACGAGGAAGAGCTTGATCCTCCGCGCAGCCGCCGAAGAAGAAGCCGCCGACATGAGCCTGAAAGCCGACGTGGAGCCGAGCAGCAACGTCTCCATCGAGGAGGAG gtTCGAACTCTGTTCGTCAGCGGCCTCCCGGTTGACATCAAGCCGCGGGAACTTTACCTTCTCTTCAGACCTTTTAAG GGTTATGAAGGGTCACTGATTAAGTTAACATCAAAACAG cCTGTCGGCTTCGTGACCTTTGACAGTCGCACCGGAGCTGAAGCGGCCAAAAACTCTCTAAAT GGAATCCGTTTTGACCCCGAAAGCCCCCAGACCCTGCGCTTAGAGTTTGCTAAAGCCAACACGAAGATGGCAAAGAGTAAGCTGATGGCCACACCGAACCCCACAAATATCCACCCTGCTCTAGGAGCTCACTTCATTGCACGGGACCCAT ATGATCTGACGGGGGCGGCGCTGATCCCAGCGTCTCCGGACGCCTGGACCCCCTACCCGCTGTACACCACGGAGCTGACCCCCGGCCTCCCTCACGCGGCCTTCACGTACCCGGCggccgctgccgccgccgcaGCCCTCCACGCCCAG aTGCGCTGGTACCCTACGCCCTCTGAGACTTCACAGCCTGGATGGAAGTCCCGGCAATTTTGTTAG